One Thermus sp. CCB_US3_UF1 DNA window includes the following coding sequences:
- a CDS encoding aminotransferase class V-fold PLP-dependent enzyme — protein MLLLTPGPTPIPERVQKALLRPMRGHLDPEVLALNRAIQERLWRLFDPGEGALVAALAGSGSLGMEAGLANLDRGPVLVLVNGAFSARVAEMAALHGLEPTVLDFPPGEAVDPERVAQALRRRRYRMVALVHGETSTGVLNPAEAIGALAQEAGALFFLDAVTTLGMLPFSMRRMGVAYAFTGSQKCLSAPPGLAPIALAPEARAAFTGRRGWYLDLARVAEHWEWGGYHHTTPVLLHYALLEALDLALEEGLEARERRAREVYAWLLAELGERGFRPFPKESPLPTVLVVRPPEGVEADRLVKALYAEGVAVAGGIGPTRGQVLRLGLMGEAARKEPYRRFLEALDRVLALA, from the coding sequence ATGCTGCTTCTCACCCCTGGACCCACCCCCATCCCCGAACGCGTGCAAAAGGCCCTGTTGCGCCCCATGCGGGGGCACCTGGACCCCGAGGTCCTGGCCCTGAACCGCGCCATCCAGGAGCGGCTTTGGCGGCTCTTTGACCCCGGGGAAGGGGCCTTGGTGGCGGCCTTGGCCGGCTCGGGCAGCTTAGGGATGGAGGCGGGGCTGGCCAACCTGGACCGAGGGCCGGTCCTGGTCCTGGTGAACGGGGCCTTCTCCGCCCGGGTGGCGGAGATGGCCGCCCTCCATGGCCTCGAGCCCACGGTGCTGGACTTCCCCCCGGGGGAGGCCGTGGACCCGGAGAGGGTGGCCCAGGCCCTTCGGCGACGACGCTACCGCATGGTGGCCCTGGTCCACGGGGAGACCTCCACCGGGGTGCTGAACCCGGCGGAGGCCATCGGGGCCCTGGCCCAGGAGGCCGGGGCCCTGTTCTTTTTGGATGCGGTCACCACCTTGGGCATGCTCCCCTTCTCCATGCGGCGGATGGGGGTGGCCTACGCCTTCACCGGGAGCCAGAAATGCCTTTCCGCTCCCCCAGGGCTAGCCCCCATTGCCCTGGCCCCCGAGGCCCGGGCGGCCTTTACGGGAAGGCGGGGCTGGTACCTGGACCTGGCCCGGGTGGCCGAGCATTGGGAGTGGGGCGGGTACCACCACACCACCCCGGTCCTCCTGCACTACGCCCTCCTCGAGGCCTTGGACCTGGCCCTGGAGGAGGGGCTGGAGGCCCGGGAGCGGAGGGCGCGGGAGGTCTACGCCTGGCTTTTGGCTGAGCTCGGGGAGCGGGGGTTCCGCCCCTTCCCCAAGGAAAGCCCCCTGCCCACCGTCCTGGTGGTCCGCCCCCCTGAGGGGGTGGAGGCGGACCGCCTGGTGAAGGCCCTCTACGCCGAGGGGGTGGCGGTGGCCGGGGGGATCGGCCCCACCCGGGGCCAGGTCCTGCGCCTTGGCCTCATGGGGGAGGCGGCCCGCAAGGAGCCCTACCGGCGTTTCCTGGAGGCCTTGGACCGGGTCTTGGCCCTAGCGTAG
- a CDS encoding DnaJ C-terminal domain-containing protein, with protein sequence MKDYYAILGVSREATQEEIKRAYRKLALQYHPDRNPGDKAAEERFKEINEAYAVLSDPEKRAQYDRGLLGSPEFRTEDLFDLFAQVFGFRSPRTAPRGEDLEVAVEVELQDLLRGKEAEVAYARLVPCEACGGQGGKRVACPTCGGRGVVESYRQGLFGAFVSRSACPHCRGQGHLLAEACPACGGRGRVSREERLTVRIPPGMDENHLLRVPGYGNLGPGGPGNLYVRLRVQPHPQLERQGADLVYRLRVGLAQAALGTRVEVPGLEGPLPLDLPPGTGHGEVFELPGEGLPLPGGRGRGALRVVVELEVPKRLSPKARELLRAYAAEVGEEVAPEGLWEKLKGFFRR encoded by the coding sequence ATGAAGGACTACTACGCCATCCTGGGGGTGAGCCGCGAGGCCACCCAGGAGGAGATCAAGCGGGCCTACCGCAAGCTGGCCCTCCAGTACCACCCCGACCGCAACCCCGGGGACAAGGCCGCCGAGGAGCGCTTCAAGGAGATCAACGAGGCCTACGCCGTCCTCTCCGACCCGGAGAAGCGGGCCCAGTACGACCGGGGGCTTCTGGGTAGCCCCGAGTTCCGCACCGAGGACCTCTTTGACCTCTTCGCCCAGGTCTTCGGCTTCCGTTCCCCGAGGACCGCCCCCCGGGGGGAGGACCTGGAGGTGGCGGTGGAGGTGGAGCTCCAGGACCTCCTCCGCGGCAAGGAGGCCGAGGTGGCCTACGCCCGCCTGGTACCCTGCGAGGCCTGCGGGGGCCAGGGGGGGAAACGGGTGGCCTGCCCCACCTGCGGGGGCCGGGGGGTGGTGGAGAGCTACCGCCAGGGCCTTTTCGGTGCCTTCGTAAGCCGCTCCGCTTGCCCCCACTGCCGGGGCCAGGGCCACCTCCTGGCCGAGGCCTGCCCGGCCTGTGGGGGCCGGGGCCGGGTGTCCCGGGAGGAGCGGCTTACGGTGCGCATCCCCCCGGGGATGGACGAAAACCACCTACTGCGGGTACCGGGCTACGGCAACCTGGGCCCCGGGGGGCCTGGGAACCTCTACGTCCGGCTCCGGGTCCAACCCCATCCCCAGCTGGAACGCCAGGGGGCGGACCTGGTCTACCGCCTCCGGGTGGGCCTGGCCCAGGCCGCCCTGGGGACCCGGGTGGAGGTGCCCGGCCTGGAGGGCCCCCTGCCCCTGGACCTCCCCCCAGGAACCGGGCACGGGGAGGTGTTTGAGCTGCCCGGGGAGGGGCTGCCCCTCCCTGGGGGTCGGGGGCGGGGGGCGTTGCGGGTGGTGGTGGAGCTAGAGGTGCCCAAGCGGCTTTCCCCAAAGGCGCGGGAGCTCCTTAGGGCCTATGCCGCGGAGGTGGGGGAGGAGGTGGCCCCTGAAGGGCTTTGGGAAAAGCTCAAGGGGTTCTTCCGCCGCTAG
- a CDS encoding cold-shock protein, whose amino-acid sequence MQKGRVKWFNAEKGYGFIEREGDTDVFVHFSAINAKGFRTLNEGDIVTFDVEPGKNGKGPQAVNVTVVEPARR is encoded by the coding sequence ATGCAGAAGGGTCGGGTCAAGTGGTTCAACGCGGAGAAGGGCTACGGCTTCATTGAGCGCGAGGGGGACACGGATGTGTTCGTCCACTTCAGCGCCATCAACGCCAAGGGGTTCCGCACCCTGAACGAAGGCGATATCGTCACCTTTGACGTGGAGCCGGGCAAGAACGGCAAGGGCCCCCAGGCGGTGAACGTCACCGTGGTGGAGCCGGCCCGTAGGTAA
- a CDS encoding GNAT family N-acetyltransferase: MGGMRTLSLSLRRVLPEDAPLLHGLFGRSPSYFALIGAEPPSLEDVARDLATLEKDPRRRAFFLLLDAEAVGYLDYKLHYPEPQDATLSLLLIREDRQGQGLGRRALAHLVANLAGVERLYAVVYGHNPQAKGFFLSQGFRHVKDGGPPLSWYVREL; the protein is encoded by the coding sequence ATGGGGGGGATGCGGACCCTAAGCCTCAGCCTCCGCCGGGTCCTCCCGGAGGATGCCCCCCTCCTGCACGGCCTCTTTGGGCGAAGCCCCAGCTACTTCGCCCTGATCGGGGCGGAGCCGCCCAGCCTCGAGGACGTGGCCCGCGACCTGGCCACCCTGGAAAAAGACCCGCGACGGCGGGCCTTCTTCCTCCTGCTGGACGCGGAGGCCGTGGGCTACCTGGACTACAAGCTCCACTACCCCGAGCCCCAGGACGCCACCCTAAGCCTCCTCCTCATTCGCGAGGACCGCCAGGGCCAGGGGCTGGGGCGGCGGGCCTTGGCCCACCTGGTGGCAAACCTGGCCGGGGTGGAGCGGCTTTACGCCGTGGTCTACGGGCACAACCCCCAGGCCAAGGGGTTTTTCCTCTCCCAGGGCTTCCGCCACGTGAAAGACGGCGGCCCGCCCTTAAGCTGGTACGTGCGGGAGCTGTAA
- a CDS encoding ferredoxin — MPHVICEPCIGVKDQSCVEVCPVECIYDGGDQFYIHPEECIDCGACVPACPVNAIFPEEDVPEQWKSYIEKNRKLAGLE, encoded by the coding sequence ATGCCGCACGTGATCTGTGAGCCCTGCATCGGCGTAAAGGACCAGTCCTGCGTGGAGGTCTGCCCGGTGGAGTGCATCTACGACGGGGGGGACCAGTTCTACATCCACCCCGAGGAGTGCATTGACTGCGGGGCCTGCGTGCCCGCTTGCCCGGTGAACGCCATCTTCCCCGAGGAGGACGTTCCCGAGCAGTGGAAGTCCTACATTGAGAAAAACCGCAAGCTGGCGGGCCTGGAGTAG
- a CDS encoding NTP transferase domain-containing protein: protein MEAIVLGGGEEAWARKYGVRSKALVPYRGKPLAAWVLSALAEAGLSAIYVGENPGLAPAPRLTLPDRGSLLENLEAALAHAEGRVLVATADLPHLTPEAVRFVLERAPQAALVYPIVPKEAVEARFPHTRRTYARLREGVFTGGNLLLLEKTLFYRALPLAKQAVALRKKPLALARLIGWDILLKLLLGRLSLGELEARASRILGVEARALLTPYPEVGVDVDREEELVS from the coding sequence ATGGAGGCGATCGTCCTAGGGGGCGGCGAGGAGGCCTGGGCCCGGAAGTACGGGGTGCGGAGCAAGGCCCTGGTGCCTTACCGGGGAAAACCCTTGGCGGCGTGGGTGCTTTCCGCCCTGGCGGAGGCGGGGCTTTCCGCCATCTACGTGGGGGAGAACCCCGGCCTTGCCCCGGCCCCCCGGCTGACCCTACCGGACCGGGGCAGCCTTCTGGAAAACCTGGAGGCGGCCTTGGCCCACGCGGAGGGCCGGGTCCTGGTGGCCACCGCCGACCTGCCCCACCTGACCCCGGAGGCGGTGCGCTTTGTGCTGGAGAGGGCGCCCCAGGCAGCCTTGGTCTACCCCATCGTGCCCAAAGAGGCGGTGGAGGCCCGCTTTCCCCACACCCGCCGCACCTATGCCCGGTTGCGGGAGGGCGTTTTCACCGGGGGAAACCTCCTCCTTCTGGAAAAGACCCTCTTCTACCGGGCCTTGCCCTTGGCCAAGCAGGCGGTGGCCTTGAGGAAAAAGCCCTTGGCCCTGGCCCGGCTCATCGGCTGGGACATCCTCCTGAAGCTTCTTCTGGGAAGGCTTTCTCTGGGGGAGCTGGAGGCCCGGGCCAGCCGGATCCTGGGGGTGGAGGCCCGGGCCCTCCTCACCCCCTACCCCGAGGTGGGGGTGGACGTGGACCGGGAGGAGGAGCTGGTAAGCTAA
- a CDS encoding DUF1648 domain-containing protein: MARWLAPLGLFLLWAFTLFAYLRLPERIPVHWNAQGEVDRWGSRLEVFLLPLLLTLLVYPLLALAPRLDPKLRGQEPGVWPWLTAGVVWTLALLQGVILYATWQEVAGEPFPLERALFLALGLVFLVLGLLLPRIPPNHFAGVRTPWTLESPEAWGKTQKRSGQVFALLGLLAWAVALLGGQGVWLWLWLAACALGVLYLVLYSYLVWRLGPKGP; this comes from the coding sequence ATGGCCAGATGGCTTGCGCCTTTGGGCCTTTTCCTCCTTTGGGCCTTCACCCTCTTCGCCTACCTCCGCCTCCCCGAACGGATCCCCGTGCACTGGAACGCCCAGGGGGAGGTGGACCGGTGGGGGAGCCGGCTGGAGGTCTTCCTCCTGCCCTTGTTGCTTACCCTTTTGGTCTACCCCCTCCTGGCCCTGGCCCCCAGGCTGGACCCCAAGCTAAGGGGGCAGGAACCCGGGGTCTGGCCCTGGCTCACCGCCGGGGTGGTCTGGACCCTGGCCCTCCTTCAGGGGGTTATCCTTTACGCCACCTGGCAGGAGGTGGCGGGGGAACCCTTTCCCCTGGAAAGGGCCCTTTTCCTGGCCCTGGGCCTGGTCTTCCTGGTGCTTGGCCTGCTGCTTCCCCGGATACCCCCCAACCACTTTGCCGGGGTGCGCACCCCCTGGACCCTGGAAAGCCCCGAGGCCTGGGGCAAGACCCAGAAACGCTCGGGGCAGGTGTTCGCCCTTCTCGGCCTGCTGGCCTGGGCCGTGGCCCTTTTGGGGGGCCAGGGGGTGTGGCTTTGGCTCTGGCTGGCCGCCTGCGCCCTAGGGGTTTTGTACCTGGTCCTCTACTCCTACCTGGTCTGGAGGCTAGGGCCCAAGGGGCCCTAG
- a CDS encoding PEGA domain-containing protein, with protein sequence MRKWLWAVLGLGAALAQQVSPQGILVNPVPTDLQVRVWVDKDPSKRGGALYQVGEPIFIYVNVNQEAYVYLFNVNADGRIDPILPNAFERDNLLRAGETRRFPPEGARYRYTVTGPEGEDRILAVASRRPLSLGEILDVEGNRVRVQGAEGLARALSIVVEPLPDRDWVTDVARYYVGRISSPPSPATATLAVDSRPQGAEVYLDGRLQGRTPLTLSVNPGRHEVEVRLSGYQPYRVAVNPAPGERVQVFAPLVPEPRQGTLALASTPSGAEVYLEGTFRGRTPLALSLPEGRYALELRLSGYEPYRATVQVRRGETTRLEVRLTPVPRTGTLLLESTPSGAEVYLEGRLQGRTPLRLTLEEGTYRVELRLPGYEPYGATVRVERGRETRLAASLRPLRTGELFLEARPEGAEVLVDGRLVGRAPLRLSLEAGLHEVRVQAPGYAEYRAQVEVRPGESVRLFVELVPLRAVLELYLNAEARVFLNGQEVGLARGGYLRLEAPLGEHELTLVAPGYRTLVQTVRLGGNLVLRLELRPL encoded by the coding sequence ATGCGGAAATGGCTTTGGGCGGTCTTGGGCCTGGGCGCGGCCTTGGCCCAGCAGGTAAGCCCCCAGGGGATCCTGGTCAACCCCGTACCCACGGATCTCCAGGTGAGGGTCTGGGTGGACAAGGACCCCAGCAAGCGGGGAGGGGCACTCTACCAGGTGGGTGAGCCCATCTTCATCTACGTGAACGTCAACCAGGAGGCCTACGTCTACCTCTTCAACGTCAACGCCGACGGGCGCATCGACCCCATCCTGCCCAACGCCTTTGAGCGGGACAACCTGCTTCGGGCTGGGGAGACCCGGCGCTTTCCCCCCGAGGGGGCCCGCTACCGCTACACGGTCACGGGTCCCGAGGGGGAGGACCGGATCCTGGCGGTGGCCAGCCGCAGGCCCCTTTCCCTGGGGGAGATCCTGGACGTGGAGGGGAACCGGGTGCGGGTCCAGGGGGCGGAGGGGCTAGCCCGGGCCCTTTCCATCGTGGTGGAGCCCCTTCCCGACCGGGACTGGGTGACGGACGTGGCCCGCTACTACGTGGGCCGGATTTCTTCGCCCCCCAGCCCGGCCACGGCTACCCTGGCGGTGGACTCGAGGCCCCAAGGGGCCGAGGTCTACCTGGATGGCCGCCTGCAGGGGCGTACCCCCCTCACCCTTTCCGTGAACCCCGGGCGGCACGAGGTGGAGGTGAGGCTTTCCGGCTACCAGCCCTACCGGGTGGCGGTGAACCCCGCTCCCGGGGAGCGGGTCCAGGTCTTTGCCCCCCTGGTCCCCGAGCCCCGGCAGGGCACCCTGGCCCTGGCCTCCACCCCCAGCGGGGCCGAGGTCTACCTGGAGGGGACCTTCCGGGGCCGCACCCCCCTTGCCCTTTCCCTTCCCGAGGGGCGCTACGCCCTGGAGCTTCGGCTTTCCGGCTACGAGCCCTACCGGGCCACGGTCCAGGTGCGCCGCGGGGAGACCACCAGGCTGGAGGTGCGCCTCACCCCCGTCCCCCGCACCGGCACCCTTCTCCTGGAAAGCACCCCTTCCGGGGCCGAGGTCTACCTGGAGGGGCGGCTCCAGGGCCGCACCCCCTTGCGCCTCACCCTGGAGGAGGGAACCTACCGGGTGGAGCTACGCCTTCCCGGCTACGAGCCCTACGGGGCCACGGTGCGGGTGGAGCGGGGGCGGGAAACCCGGCTTGCCGCCAGCCTGCGCCCCTTGCGTACCGGGGAGCTCTTTCTGGAAGCCCGGCCTGAAGGGGCGGAGGTCTTGGTGGATGGCCGCTTGGTGGGACGGGCGCCCTTGCGCCTTAGCCTCGAGGCCGGCCTGCACGAGGTGCGGGTCCAGGCCCCAGGGTACGCGGAGTACCGGGCCCAGGTGGAGGTGCGCCCCGGGGAGAGCGTCCGCCTCTTTGTGGAGTTGGTTCCCCTTCGGGCGGTGCTGGAGCTTTACCTGAACGCCGAGGCCCGGGTCTTCCTGAACGGGCAGGAGGTGGGCTTGGCCCGGGGTGGGTACCTGCGCCTGGAAGCCCCCTTAGGGGAGCACGAGCTCACCCTGGTGGCCCCCGGCTACCGCACCCTGGTCCAGACCGTGCGCTTGGGCGGCAACCTGGTCCTGCGGCTGGAGCTTAGGCCCCTCTGA
- a CDS encoding acetyl-CoA carboxylase carboxyltransferase subunit alpha, with protein sequence MPLEFEKPILELEKRIAELKETAKTTGVDLEAEIRLLEERLARLKAEIYGHLTPWQRVQLARAPGRPTTLDVLEKAFQDFLELHGDRAFADDPAIVGGLAYLEGQKVVVVGHQKGRDTKENLQRNFGMPHPEGYRKAMRLMDLADRFGYPFLSFIDTPGAYPGVSAEERGQAWVIAQSLQRMGRLRVPAIAVILGEGGSGGALAIGVANRVLILENAWYSVISPESCAAILWRDAKEAPKAAEALKLTAQDLLALGVVDAIVPEPEGGAHKDPARAIAHLKEALLRTLEELKGLSPEALYQDRYRRFRALGAYAEP encoded by the coding sequence ATGCCTCTGGAGTTTGAAAAGCCCATCCTGGAGCTGGAAAAGCGCATTGCCGAGTTGAAGGAAACCGCCAAGACCACGGGGGTGGACCTGGAGGCGGAGATCCGCCTCCTGGAGGAGCGCCTGGCCCGGCTCAAGGCGGAGATCTACGGCCACCTCACCCCCTGGCAACGGGTGCAGCTGGCCCGGGCCCCCGGGCGGCCCACCACCCTGGACGTCCTGGAGAAGGCTTTCCAGGACTTCCTGGAGCTTCACGGGGACCGGGCCTTCGCCGACGACCCGGCCATCGTGGGGGGTTTGGCCTACCTCGAGGGCCAGAAGGTGGTGGTGGTGGGGCACCAGAAGGGGCGGGACACCAAGGAGAACCTGCAGCGCAACTTCGGCATGCCCCACCCCGAGGGGTACCGCAAGGCCATGCGCCTCATGGACCTGGCGGACCGTTTCGGCTACCCCTTTCTGAGCTTCATCGACACCCCGGGGGCCTACCCCGGGGTGTCCGCGGAGGAGCGGGGCCAGGCCTGGGTCATCGCCCAAAGCCTGCAGCGCATGGGCCGCCTCCGGGTGCCGGCCATCGCCGTCATCCTGGGGGAGGGGGGGAGCGGGGGGGCCTTGGCCATCGGGGTGGCCAACCGGGTCCTCATCCTGGAGAACGCCTGGTACTCGGTGATCAGCCCCGAGTCCTGCGCCGCCATCCTGTGGCGCGACGCCAAGGAGGCCCCCAAGGCGGCGGAGGCCCTGAAGCTCACCGCCCAGGACCTCCTGGCCCTGGGGGTGGTGGACGCCATCGTCCCCGAGCCCGAGGGCGGGGCCCACAAGGACCCGGCCCGGGCCATAGCCCACCTCAAGGAGGCCCTCCTGAGGACCCTGGAGGAGCTCAAGGGGCTTTCCCCGGAGGCCCTCTACCAGGACCGCTACCGCCGCTTCCGCGCCCTTGGGGCCTACGCGGAGCCTTAA
- the accD gene encoding acetyl-CoA carboxylase, carboxyltransferase subunit beta: MALERLFRRKRPSGENRDVPELWTKCEACGAGIYKKEFRENLYVCPKCGHHHRISAQERVEMLADPGTFQEITRLSPLDPLGFVDTKPYGERLKAYQQETGRRDAILGGTCAVGGVPAVLLVMDYAFAGGSMGSVVGEEIARGVERAAEEGRALVIVAASGGARMQEAALSLMQMAKTVMSLDRLWAQGLPYVSILTDPTTGGVTASFAALADVIFAEPGALIGFAGPRVIKQTIRQDLPEGFQRAEFLLKHGMVDRVTDRRRLKAEVVRVLRHLHPGVPYASGV; the protein is encoded by the coding sequence GTGGCCCTGGAGCGGCTTTTTCGGAGAAAACGGCCCAGCGGGGAGAACCGGGACGTCCCCGAGCTTTGGACCAAGTGCGAGGCCTGTGGGGCAGGGATCTACAAGAAGGAATTCCGGGAAAACCTCTACGTCTGCCCCAAGTGCGGCCACCACCACCGCATCTCCGCCCAGGAAAGGGTGGAGATGCTGGCGGATCCCGGCACCTTCCAGGAAATCACCCGCCTAAGCCCCCTGGACCCCTTGGGCTTCGTGGACACCAAGCCCTACGGCGAGCGCCTCAAGGCCTACCAGCAGGAGACGGGCCGCCGGGACGCCATCCTGGGGGGGACCTGCGCCGTGGGCGGGGTCCCGGCGGTGCTCCTGGTGATGGACTACGCCTTTGCCGGCGGGTCCATGGGAAGCGTGGTGGGAGAGGAGATCGCCCGGGGGGTGGAGCGGGCGGCGGAGGAGGGGCGGGCCCTGGTGATCGTGGCCGCCTCCGGGGGGGCTAGGATGCAGGAGGCCGCCCTTTCCCTCATGCAGATGGCCAAAACGGTCATGAGCCTGGACCGCCTCTGGGCCCAGGGCCTGCCCTACGTGTCCATCCTTACCGACCCCACCACGGGCGGGGTTACGGCCAGCTTCGCCGCCCTGGCCGACGTGATCTTCGCCGAGCCTGGGGCCCTGATCGGCTTCGCCGGCCCCCGGGTGATCAAGCAGACCATCCGCCAGGACCTTCCCGAGGGCTTCCAGCGGGCGGAGTTCCTCTTGAAGCACGGCATGGTGGACCGGGTTACCGACCGCCGCAGGCTCAAGGCCGAGGTGGTCCGGGTCCTGCGCCACCTGCACCCCGGAGTCCCCTATGCCTCTGGAGTTTGA
- a CDS encoding polymer-forming cytoskeletal protein — MLGRKQGGALTYLGPDTEILGDLKAKGQVRIDGLVRGSVYVEGELEVGRTGRVEGERIEAQAVQIHGEVKADLVAGKVALSKTARFSGTVRAQTLDVEAGAVFIGQTLAGETKALEAPKEA; from the coding sequence ATGTTGGGCAGAAAGCAAGGGGGGGCCCTCACCTACCTGGGCCCGGACACCGAGATCCTAGGGGACCTGAAGGCCAAGGGCCAGGTGCGCATCGACGGCCTGGTGCGGGGCTCGGTCTACGTGGAGGGCGAGCTGGAGGTGGGGCGCACGGGCCGGGTGGAGGGGGAGCGCATCGAGGCCCAGGCGGTGCAGATCCACGGGGAGGTGAAGGCCGACCTGGTGGCGGGCAAGGTGGCCCTCTCCAAGACCGCCCGCTTCAGCGGCACCGTGCGGGCCCAGACCCTGGACGTGGAGGCGGGGGCGGTCTTCATCGGCCAGACCCTGGCGGGGGAGACCAAGGCCCTCGAGGCCCCCAAGGAGGCGTAG
- a CDS encoding M23 family metallopeptidase, with the protein MKRRPVRYTLLLARSGGGSRALSLPGWALALLLGLLALWTGANLYFWHKGREARALELRLQALSQEARRLSLALEAERAKNGALSQEAERTQRELAQIRKALEELRRRAGLSPLNALPVRYGPGGQGGGAMEGWAAVRAEVLDLKNQLAEVAPALERTLEVERSRPLGLPLRTYEGITSPFGLRRNPFGPGYEFHDGLDFSAPYGAPVYATGSGVVARAGWMGPYGLAVLLDHAEGYQSLYGHLSRLLVRPGERVEKGQVLGYVGSTGRSTGPHLHYSVYRYGAPLDPRPYLSPSWASR; encoded by the coding sequence ATGAAAAGGCGCCCGGTCCGGTATACCCTCCTCCTGGCCCGCAGCGGCGGGGGGAGCCGGGCCCTCTCCCTACCGGGGTGGGCCCTGGCCCTTCTTCTGGGCCTTTTGGCCTTGTGGACGGGGGCCAACCTCTACTTCTGGCACAAGGGGCGGGAGGCCAGGGCCCTGGAGCTTCGCCTCCAGGCCCTCTCCCAGGAGGCCCGGAGGCTTTCCCTGGCCCTCGAGGCGGAGCGGGCCAAAAACGGCGCCCTTTCCCAGGAGGCGGAACGCACCCAAAGGGAACTGGCGCAGATCCGCAAGGCCCTGGAAGAACTCCGCCGCCGCGCGGGGCTTTCCCCCTTGAACGCCCTTCCCGTGCGCTACGGCCCCGGGGGCCAGGGGGGTGGGGCCATGGAGGGATGGGCGGCGGTGCGGGCCGAGGTCCTGGACCTGAAGAACCAGCTTGCCGAGGTGGCCCCTGCCCTGGAGCGCACCCTGGAGGTGGAGCGAAGCCGCCCCTTGGGCCTTCCCCTGAGGACCTACGAGGGGATTACCTCCCCCTTTGGCCTGCGCAGGAACCCCTTTGGCCCCGGGTACGAGTTCCACGACGGCCTGGACTTCTCCGCCCCCTACGGCGCCCCGGTCTACGCCACGGGCAGCGGGGTGGTGGCCCGGGCGGGCTGGATGGGGCCCTATGGCCTGGCCGTCCTCCTGGACCATGCCGAGGGCTACCAGAGCCTCTACGGCCACCTCTCCCGCCTCCTGGTCCGTCCGGGGGAGCGGGTGGAAAAGGGCCAGGTCCTGGGCTACGTGGGCTCCACCGGGCGTTCCACCGGCCCCCACCTGCACTACTCCGTCTACCGCTACGGCGCCCCCTTGGACCCCAGGCCCTACCTTTCCCCCTCCTGGGCCTCTCGGTAA
- a CDS encoding thymidine phosphorylase, with protein sequence MNPVRFIREKREGLKHRKEDLEAFLQAYLREEVPDYQVAAWLMAAFLRGLDQEETLWLTEVMAYSGRVLDLSGLPHPVDKHSSGGVGDKVSLLVGPILAASGCTFAKMSGRGLAHTGGTIDKLESVPGWRGEMTEAEFLERARRVGLVIAAQSPDLAPLDGKLYALRDVTATVESLPLIASSIMSKKLAAGARSIVLDVKVGKGAFMKTIEEARLLAQTMVEIGRGAGRRVRALLTSMEAPLGRAVGNALEVREAILALKGEGPGDLLEVALRLAEEALSLEGLDPAAAQRALETGAALEKFRAFLEAQGGDGRVVEDLGLLPLAEELSFRAEAEGVVQEVDAYRVGLAVLALGGGRRKKGEAIDPGVGVYLLKKPGDRVARGEALALLYHRGRGLEEALAELKAAFRLGEEARPLPLVLERVG encoded by the coding sequence ATGAACCCCGTGCGCTTCATCCGCGAGAAGCGGGAGGGCCTCAAGCACCGCAAGGAGGACCTAGAGGCCTTCCTCCAGGCCTACCTTAGGGAAGAGGTGCCCGATTACCAGGTGGCGGCCTGGCTCATGGCCGCCTTCCTCCGGGGCCTGGACCAGGAGGAAACCCTCTGGCTCACCGAGGTCATGGCCTACTCGGGGCGGGTTTTGGACCTCTCCGGGCTTCCCCATCCGGTGGACAAGCACTCCTCCGGGGGCGTGGGGGACAAGGTGAGCCTCCTGGTGGGCCCCATCCTGGCGGCCTCGGGGTGCACCTTCGCCAAGATGTCCGGCCGCGGCCTGGCCCACACCGGGGGGACCATCGACAAGCTGGAGTCGGTGCCGGGCTGGCGGGGGGAGATGACGGAGGCAGAGTTCCTGGAGCGGGCCCGGCGGGTGGGCCTGGTCATCGCCGCCCAAAGCCCGGACCTGGCCCCCCTGGACGGCAAGCTCTACGCCCTCCGGGACGTGACCGCCACCGTGGAAAGCCTTCCCCTCATCGCCAGTTCCATCATGAGCAAGAAACTTGCCGCTGGGGCCAGGAGCATCGTCCTGGACGTAAAGGTGGGCAAGGGGGCCTTCATGAAGACCATCGAGGAGGCCCGGCTTCTGGCCCAGACCATGGTGGAGATCGGCCGCGGGGCGGGGAGGCGGGTGCGGGCCCTCCTCACCTCCATGGAGGCCCCCCTGGGCCGGGCGGTGGGGAACGCCCTGGAGGTGCGGGAGGCCATCCTGGCCCTCAAGGGGGAGGGGCCAGGGGACCTCCTGGAGGTGGCCCTCCGCCTGGCCGAGGAAGCCCTAAGCCTCGAGGGCTTGGACCCCGCCGCGGCCCAGAGGGCCTTGGAGACCGGGGCGGCCCTGGAGAAGTTCCGGGCCTTCCTCGAGGCCCAAGGGGGGGATGGCCGGGTGGTGGAGGACCTCGGCCTCCTCCCCCTGGCGGAGGAGCTTTCCTTCCGGGCCGAGGCCGAGGGGGTGGTCCAGGAGGTGGACGCCTACCGGGTGGGCCTGGCCGTCTTGGCCCTGGGGGGCGGGCGGCGGAAGAAGGGGGAGGCCATCGACCCCGGGGTGGGGGTCTACCTCCTCAAGAAGCCAGGGGACCGGGTGGCCCGAGGGGAAGCCCTGGCCCTCCTCTACCACCGGGGCCGGGGCCTGGAGGAGGCCTTGGCCGAACTCAAGGCTGCCTTCCGCCTGGGGGAGGAAGCCCGTCCCCTCCCCCTGGTGCTGGAGAGGGTGGGTTAG